One Micromonospora sp. FIMYZ51 genomic window carries:
- a CDS encoding ABC transporter ATP-binding protein: MENAIAVRNLVVDRGGRRVLHGIDAAVPRGSVTGLLGPSGSGKTTLMRAIVGVQVISAGTVTVLGAPAGSAQLRHRVGYLTQAPSVYADLTVRENARYFAALHGRGRVEADQAVADVGLASAAGQLVGTLSGGQRSRASLACALVGEPELIVLDEPTVGQDPVLRADLWARFHALAAAGTTLLVSSHVMDEAARCDRLLLIRAGRLIADDTPAAVRATAGVDDLDEAFLRLIKASETAPGEAA; the protein is encoded by the coding sequence ATGGAGAACGCGATCGCCGTCCGCAACCTGGTCGTGGACCGGGGCGGCCGGCGGGTGCTGCACGGCATCGACGCCGCGGTGCCACGCGGCTCGGTGACCGGCCTGCTGGGGCCCAGCGGAAGCGGCAAGACGACGCTGATGCGGGCGATCGTCGGGGTCCAGGTGATCAGCGCCGGCACGGTCACCGTGCTGGGCGCGCCGGCCGGCTCGGCGCAGCTGCGTCACCGGGTGGGTTATCTGACCCAGGCGCCGAGCGTCTACGCCGACCTGACCGTGCGGGAGAACGCCCGCTACTTCGCCGCACTGCACGGCCGGGGCCGGGTCGAGGCGGACCAGGCGGTGGCCGACGTCGGGCTGGCGTCGGCGGCCGGGCAACTGGTCGGCACCCTCTCCGGCGGGCAGCGCAGCCGCGCGTCACTTGCCTGCGCCCTGGTCGGCGAGCCGGAACTGATCGTGCTCGACGAGCCCACCGTCGGCCAGGACCCGGTGCTGCGGGCCGACCTGTGGGCCCGGTTCCACGCGCTGGCCGCGGCCGGCACCACCCTGCTGGTGTCCAGCCACGTGATGGACGAGGCGGCCCGCTGCGACCGGCTGCTGCTCATCCGCGCGGGTCGGCTGATCGCCGACGACACCCCGGCCGCGGTACGCGCCACCGCCGGCGTCGACGACCTCGACGAGGCGTTCCTCCGGCTGATCAAGGCGAGCGAGACGGCACCCGGGGAGGCGGCATGA
- the hisI gene encoding phosphoribosyl-AMP cyclohydrolase: MPVPDAPVTGAHLETPGPTGGGDRPSRLDPAIAARLRRTPDGLVAAVVRQHDSGEVLMVAWMDDEALHRTLTTGRATYWSRSRREYWVKGATSGHHQYVRSVALDCDGDAVLVSVDQVGAACHTGHRSCFFTELPVTGEVTS; encoded by the coding sequence GTGCCCGTACCTGACGCGCCGGTGACCGGCGCCCACCTGGAAACCCCGGGGCCGACCGGTGGCGGCGACCGGCCGTCCCGGCTTGATCCGGCGATCGCCGCCCGGCTGCGGCGCACCCCCGATGGCCTGGTGGCCGCGGTGGTCCGCCAGCACGACAGCGGCGAGGTGCTGATGGTCGCCTGGATGGACGACGAGGCCCTGCACCGCACCCTGACCACCGGTCGGGCCACCTACTGGTCGCGTAGCCGGCGCGAGTACTGGGTCAAGGGCGCCACCTCCGGTCACCACCAGTACGTCCGCTCGGTGGCGCTCGACTGTGACGGCGACGCCGTGCTGGTGAGCGTGGACCAGGTGGGTGCCGCCTGCCACACCGGACACCGCAGCTGCTTCTTCACCGAACTCCCGGTCACCGGTGAGGTGACGTCGTGA
- a CDS encoding ABC transporter ATP-binding protein — protein sequence MVDETKAGSERAESTWRTLRRGLALSPELRVGLAGTLGLALVYMVGRVAVPVAVQQGIDRGIADGLNFDALFAVVAITAGVLVVTTACGYLMMRRLFTVSETALAGVRIRAFRHVHDLSMLHQQSERRGSLVSRVTSDVDQITQFLQWGGVILLVNLGQLAVTTAVMLAYSWQLTLVVYAAFVPAVFVIRLLQRRLAAAYGVVRQRTGALLAAVGESVVGAPVIRAYGIAGRTARRLDEAIDSQRQAQQKAIRISILGSSVGEVAAGLALAGVVVLGVILGADRTLTIGEVTAFLFLVTLFIQPVQIATEVLNEAQNAIAGWRRVLDVLDVSPDVADPGEQGRDLPTGPLDVRFAQVNYHYPGGPTVLHDVSLEIAAKSRVAVVGETGSGKTTFAKLLTRLMDPTSGAVLLSGVPLTEVRFDSLRSRVVMVPQDGFLFDATVADNVRFARPELTDEQLTAAFTELGLADWLDGLPAGLATGVGERGEALSVGERQLVALARAYVADPDLLVLDEATSAVDPATEVRLQRTLDAVTRGRTTLAIAHRLSTAQSADEVIVVDRGRVVQRGPHEELIRDPGSVYALLYASWLEQTR from the coding sequence GTGGTGGACGAGACGAAAGCGGGGTCGGAGCGGGCCGAGTCGACCTGGCGGACGCTGCGTCGTGGCCTGGCGCTCTCCCCGGAGCTGCGGGTCGGCCTGGCCGGCACGCTCGGCCTGGCGCTTGTCTACATGGTCGGCCGGGTGGCCGTGCCGGTGGCGGTGCAGCAGGGCATCGACCGGGGCATCGCCGACGGGCTGAACTTCGACGCGCTCTTCGCCGTCGTGGCGATCACCGCTGGCGTGCTGGTGGTGACCACCGCCTGCGGTTACCTGATGATGCGCCGGCTCTTCACGGTCAGCGAGACCGCGCTGGCGGGGGTGCGGATCCGGGCCTTCCGGCACGTGCACGACCTGTCCATGCTGCACCAGCAGTCCGAGCGGCGCGGCTCGCTGGTCTCCCGGGTCACCAGCGACGTCGACCAGATCACCCAGTTCCTCCAGTGGGGCGGGGTGATCCTGCTGGTCAACCTCGGCCAGCTGGCGGTCACCACCGCGGTGATGCTTGCCTATTCCTGGCAGCTGACGCTTGTGGTCTACGCGGCCTTCGTACCGGCGGTCTTCGTGATCCGGCTGCTCCAGCGTCGACTCGCCGCCGCGTACGGGGTGGTCCGGCAGCGCACCGGCGCGTTGCTGGCGGCGGTCGGGGAGAGCGTGGTCGGCGCGCCGGTGATCCGGGCGTACGGCATCGCCGGGCGCACCGCCCGGCGGCTCGACGAGGCGATCGACAGCCAGCGGCAGGCCCAGCAGAAGGCGATCCGGATCAGCATTCTGGGCAGTTCGGTAGGCGAGGTGGCCGCCGGGCTGGCGTTGGCCGGTGTGGTGGTGCTCGGGGTGATCCTCGGCGCCGACCGGACGCTCACCATCGGCGAGGTCACCGCGTTTCTGTTCCTGGTGACGCTCTTCATCCAGCCGGTGCAGATCGCCACCGAGGTGCTCAACGAGGCGCAGAACGCCATCGCCGGCTGGCGCCGGGTGCTGGACGTGCTGGACGTGTCGCCGGACGTGGCCGATCCCGGTGAGCAGGGACGTGACCTGCCCACCGGCCCGCTGGACGTCCGGTTCGCGCAGGTGAACTACCACTATCCGGGCGGCCCGACGGTGCTGCACGACGTCAGCCTGGAGATCGCGGCGAAGAGCCGGGTGGCGGTGGTCGGCGAGACCGGCAGCGGCAAGACCACCTTCGCCAAGCTGCTCACCCGGCTGATGGATCCGACCTCGGGCGCGGTGCTGCTCTCCGGGGTGCCGCTGACCGAGGTCCGCTTCGACTCGTTGCGTTCGCGGGTGGTGATGGTGCCGCAGGACGGCTTCCTGTTCGACGCCACCGTCGCCGACAACGTCCGCTTCGCCCGGCCGGAGTTGACCGACGAGCAGCTCACCGCCGCCTTCACCGAGTTGGGGCTGGCCGACTGGCTGGACGGGTTGCCGGCCGGGCTGGCCACCGGGGTGGGTGAACGCGGCGAGGCGTTGAGCGTGGGGGAGCGGCAGCTGGTCGCGTTGGCCCGCGCGTACGTGGCCGATCCGGACCTGCTGGTGCTGGACGAGGCGACAAGCGCGGTCGACCCCGCTACCGAGGTACGGCTGCAACGGACCCTGGACGCGGTGACCCGGGGGCGGACCACCCTCGCCATCGCGCACCGGCTGAGCACCGCGCAGAGCGCCGACGAGGTGATCGTGGTGGACCGGGGTCGGGTGGTGCAGCGCGGCCCGCACGAGGAGTTGATCCGCGATCCCGGATCGGTCTACGCGCTGCTCTACGCATCCTGGCTCGAACAGACCCGCTGA
- the trpC gene encoding indole-3-glycerol phosphate synthase TrpC: MLDEILAGVRADVARRQEQVPLERIRELAAAAPPPLDAYAALRRPGVAVIAEVKRSSPSKGKLAEIADPAELAGEYAAGGARAISVLTEGRWFGGSLDDLATVKAAVNVPVLRKDFVVSSYQVHEARAHGADLVLLIVAALEQNVLVGLLERIESLGMTALVEVHDEEEADRALEAGAQVIGVNARDLRTLEVDRSVFERIAPGLPSSVVKIAESGVRGPHDLIRYASAGADAVLVGEGLITQKSPREAVAELVNAGNHPATPRPVR; encoded by the coding sequence GTGTTGGACGAGATCCTGGCCGGCGTCCGGGCGGACGTGGCCCGACGGCAGGAGCAGGTTCCGCTGGAGCGGATCCGCGAACTGGCCGCCGCCGCCCCGCCGCCGCTGGACGCGTACGCGGCCCTGCGGCGGCCGGGCGTTGCCGTCATCGCCGAGGTGAAGCGCTCCTCGCCGTCCAAGGGCAAGTTGGCCGAGATCGCCGACCCGGCCGAGTTGGCCGGTGAGTACGCCGCCGGCGGGGCCCGCGCGATCAGTGTGCTCACCGAGGGCCGCTGGTTCGGCGGATCGCTCGACGACCTGGCGACCGTCAAAGCGGCGGTGAACGTCCCGGTGCTGCGTAAGGACTTCGTGGTCTCCAGCTACCAGGTGCACGAGGCCCGGGCGCACGGTGCCGACCTGGTGCTGCTGATCGTCGCCGCGCTGGAGCAGAACGTGCTGGTCGGCCTGCTGGAGCGGATCGAGTCGCTGGGCATGACCGCGCTTGTCGAGGTGCACGACGAGGAGGAGGCCGACCGGGCGCTGGAGGCCGGTGCGCAGGTGATCGGGGTCAACGCCCGCGATCTGCGTACCCTGGAGGTCGACCGGTCGGTCTTCGAACGGATCGCGCCCGGCCTGCCGAGCAGCGTTGTCAAGATCGCCGAGTCCGGCGTACGCGGCCCGCACGACCTCATCCGGTACGCCTCGGCCGGCGCCGACGCGGTACTTGTCGGCGAGGGCCTGATCACCCAGAAGAGTCCCCGCGAGGCGGTGGCCGAACTGGTAAACGCGGGCAATCACCCCGCGACGCCCCGCCCGGTGCGCTGA
- a CDS encoding MerR family transcriptional regulator, producing the protein MDIRTRERTFSVSEVADRVGLTTYTLRWYEQEGLVAPVGRDSAGRRRYTQQDMDWLHLLTRLRRTGMPVRDMRRYVELARQGDETLGARRKLFEEHRDRVLRQMAELTEDLKILDFKIDAYRRMENGH; encoded by the coding sequence ATGGACATCCGTACGCGGGAGCGGACCTTCAGTGTCAGCGAGGTGGCCGACCGGGTCGGTCTGACCACGTACACCCTGCGCTGGTACGAGCAGGAGGGGCTGGTCGCCCCGGTCGGTCGCGACTCGGCCGGCCGGCGCCGCTACACCCAGCAGGACATGGACTGGCTGCACCTGCTCACCCGACTGCGCCGCACCGGGATGCCGGTACGCGACATGCGCCGCTACGTCGAACTGGCCCGGCAGGGCGACGAGACCCTGGGCGCCCGACGAAAGTTGTTCGAGGAGCACCGGGACCGGGTGCTGCGGCAGATGGCCGAGTTGACGGAGGACCTCAAGATCCTCGATTTCAAGATCGACGCCTATCGCCGAATGGAAAACGGTCACTGA
- a CDS encoding TetR family transcriptional regulator produces the protein MARRTGRRPGNPGTREAILDAARTSFAQRGFDGSTIRGIAGTAGVDPALVHHYFGSKDQLFLAAMQAPIDPRELLPKVLDGDRDGIGERLVRMFLTVWDSPVGTAGAALLRSAVSNEWTARLLRDFLTTQVLRRILDHLDVDPAELPLRGSLVASQLIGLAMMRHIIRLEAAATTDPETLVAAIAPTIQRYLTAPLPDRSARHG, from the coding sequence TTGGCACGGCGGACCGGACGGCGGCCCGGCAATCCGGGCACCCGTGAGGCGATCCTCGACGCGGCCCGGACCAGCTTCGCCCAGCGGGGCTTCGACGGCAGCACCATCCGGGGCATCGCCGGCACCGCCGGGGTGGACCCGGCCCTGGTACACCACTACTTCGGCAGCAAGGACCAGCTCTTCCTGGCCGCCATGCAGGCGCCGATCGACCCCCGGGAACTGCTGCCGAAGGTGCTCGACGGCGACCGCGACGGCATCGGCGAACGGCTGGTACGCATGTTCCTCACGGTCTGGGACTCACCGGTCGGCACCGCCGGGGCGGCCCTGCTGCGCTCCGCGGTCAGCAACGAGTGGACCGCCCGGCTGCTGCGCGACTTCCTGACCACCCAGGTGCTCCGCCGGATCCTCGACCACCTGGACGTCGATCCGGCGGAACTGCCGCTGCGCGGGTCGCTGGTGGCCAGCCAGCTGATCGGGTTGGCGATGATGCGGCACATCATCCGCCTGGAGGCGGCGGCCACCACCGATCCCGAAACCCTGGTCGCCGCGATCGCCCCGACCATCCAGCGCTACCTCACCGCGCCGCTGCCCGACCGGTCCGCCCGCCACGGTTGA
- a CDS encoding ABC transporter permease produces the protein MNPRILAVTVGRILRQLRHDRRTVALLLVVPTVLLTLVYYMYADQPTPPGQPSTFDQVALVMLGFFPFIIMFLVTSIAMLRERTSGTLERLLTTPLAKTDLLFGYGIAFGLAGALQATVAAAVAYLVFGLQTAGSSGLVIVIAALNAVLAVALGLLCSAFARTEFQAVQFMPVVVLPQLLLCGLFVPRDQMAGWLQAVSDVLPLTYAVEALQEVGAHVDPTQTMWRDLAIVAGAAVLALVLAAATLRRRSG, from the coding sequence ATGAACCCCCGGATCCTCGCCGTCACCGTCGGTCGCATCCTGCGCCAGCTGCGTCACGACCGGCGTACGGTGGCCCTGCTGCTGGTCGTGCCCACCGTGCTGCTCACCCTGGTCTACTACATGTACGCCGACCAGCCCACCCCGCCCGGCCAGCCGTCCACCTTCGACCAGGTGGCGCTGGTGATGCTCGGCTTCTTCCCGTTCATCATCATGTTCCTGGTGACAAGCATCGCCATGCTCCGCGAACGGACCAGCGGCACGCTGGAACGGCTGCTCACCACCCCGCTGGCAAAGACCGACCTGCTGTTCGGCTACGGTATCGCCTTCGGGCTGGCCGGTGCCCTACAGGCCACCGTCGCCGCGGCCGTGGCGTACTTGGTGTTCGGCCTTCAGACCGCGGGCAGCAGCGGCCTGGTGATCGTGATCGCGGCGCTGAACGCGGTGCTCGCCGTCGCGCTCGGGCTGCTGTGTAGCGCCTTCGCCCGCACCGAGTTCCAGGCCGTACAGTTCATGCCGGTCGTGGTGCTGCCGCAGCTGCTGCTCTGCGGGCTCTTCGTGCCCCGCGACCAGATGGCCGGCTGGTTGCAGGCGGTCAGCGACGTGTTGCCGCTGACGTACGCCGTGGAGGCGCTACAGGAGGTCGGCGCGCACGTCGACCCGACCCAGACGATGTGGCGCGACCTCGCGATCGTCGCTGGCGCGGCGGTGCTGGCGCTGGTCCTCGCCGCGGCCACGCTGCGGCGGCGCAGCGGCTGA
- a CDS encoding TIGR03085 family metal-binding protein, translating into MPRYARSERRALVELMSTLGPDAPTVNEGWSVRDLAAHLVVRERRPDAAAGIALPPLRDHGERVRREVAAGDWAGLLDQLRHPPVWSPVSNPLADELANTLEFFIHHEDVRRAQPGWQPRELPAGLDRTLWRRSSTLARLALRRFPARVLVRAPGQGEITAGRGGASLLLEGAPGELALFLSGRQRVTRVQLTGESGLTDRLRDARLGF; encoded by the coding sequence ATGCCGCGCTACGCCCGTTCCGAGCGCCGGGCGCTCGTCGAGTTGATGTCGACGCTGGGCCCGGACGCCCCGACCGTCAACGAGGGGTGGTCCGTCCGTGATCTCGCCGCGCACCTGGTGGTGCGGGAACGCCGACCGGACGCCGCAGCGGGCATCGCGCTGCCGCCGCTGCGCGACCACGGCGAGCGGGTCCGGCGCGAGGTCGCGGCGGGCGACTGGGCCGGGTTGCTCGACCAGCTGCGGCACCCTCCAGTGTGGAGCCCGGTGAGCAACCCGCTCGCCGACGAGTTGGCAAACACGCTGGAGTTCTTCATCCACCACGAGGACGTGCGCCGGGCCCAGCCGGGGTGGCAACCCCGGGAGCTGCCCGCCGGGCTGGACCGGACGCTGTGGCGCCGCTCCTCGACGCTGGCCCGGCTGGCGTTGCGCCGTTTCCCGGCCCGGGTGCTGGTGCGGGCACCGGGGCAGGGCGAGATCACCGCCGGTCGGGGCGGCGCGTCGCTGCTGCTGGAGGGCGCGCCGGGCGAACTGGCCCTCTTCCTGTCCGGTCGGCAACGGGTCACCCGCGTGCAGCTCACCGGCGAGTCGGGGCTCACGGACCGGCTCCGCGACGCCCGACTGGGCTTCTGA
- a CDS encoding ABC transporter ATP-binding protein, whose product MASGTSREVLGRGLAVLWRAIREQPRIFAVAVAGSVLFGLMVVASAFVVGRVVGDVVVPAVASGSVGTGALALAATALFGISLLRVVGIFGRRLGAGYMQYRLQAAYRRRVTRRYLELPLSWHQRNATGTLLSNANSDVEAAWNPIAPLPFAVGTLVMLLGAVAALFVTDWALALVGLAVFPALFALNVAYSRRMAPRQARAQRLRAEVSGIAHESFDGALVVKTMGREAQETGRFAGRAGELRDALISVGRLRGIFDPMLETLPSLGTLAVLVVGAYRLRQGAIDVAELVSVAFLFTVLAFPVRAIGWVLAELPRSVAGWDRIRRVLDATGEMPYGDTRLDRAEAGPATLTFTDVGFAYEPAEAHLPGAQVLGEVSFTVPAGKTVALVGPTGSGKSTIAALAVRLVDPRSGTVRIDGVDVRELTADSLAATAALVAQVPFVFDDTVRANVSLDRPGIDDEAVWAALRLAEADGFVAALPDGLDTMVGERGTSLSGGQRQRLTLARALAGRPRLLVLDDATSAVDPRVEAAILAALRSAEAGGPGASIMVVAYRRATIALADEVIYLEQGRVVARGPHATLLATVPGYADLVTAYEQAEVDHDRQRTYDEVAPLTSGLEVDR is encoded by the coding sequence GTGGCGAGCGGTACTAGTCGGGAGGTGCTCGGTCGCGGGTTGGCCGTGCTGTGGCGGGCCATCCGGGAACAGCCGCGGATCTTCGCGGTCGCGGTCGCCGGCAGCGTGCTCTTCGGCCTGATGGTGGTGGCCAGCGCGTTCGTGGTCGGCCGGGTGGTCGGTGACGTCGTCGTGCCGGCGGTCGCGAGCGGGTCGGTCGGCACCGGCGCGCTCGCTCTGGCGGCCACCGCGTTGTTCGGGATCAGCCTGCTGCGGGTGGTCGGCATCTTCGGCCGGCGGCTCGGCGCGGGCTACATGCAGTACCGCCTCCAGGCCGCCTACCGGCGCCGGGTGACCCGCCGCTATCTCGAACTGCCGCTGTCCTGGCACCAGCGCAACGCCACCGGCACGCTGCTCTCCAACGCGAACTCCGACGTGGAGGCGGCCTGGAATCCGATCGCGCCGCTGCCGTTCGCCGTCGGCACGCTGGTGATGCTTCTCGGCGCGGTGGCGGCGCTGTTCGTCACCGACTGGGCGCTCGCCCTGGTCGGCCTGGCGGTGTTCCCGGCGCTGTTCGCGCTCAACGTGGCCTACTCCCGCCGGATGGCGCCGCGGCAGGCCCGCGCCCAGCGGTTGCGGGCCGAGGTCAGCGGCATCGCCCACGAGAGCTTCGACGGCGCGTTGGTGGTCAAGACGATGGGCCGGGAGGCCCAGGAGACCGGCCGGTTCGCTGGCCGCGCCGGTGAGTTGCGCGACGCGCTGATCTCCGTCGGCCGGCTGCGCGGCATCTTCGATCCGATGCTGGAGACCCTGCCCAGCCTCGGCACCCTCGCCGTGCTGGTGGTCGGCGCGTACCGGCTGCGGCAGGGCGCCATCGACGTGGCCGAGCTGGTGAGCGTCGCCTTCCTCTTCACCGTGCTGGCCTTCCCGGTACGGGCGATCGGCTGGGTGCTGGCCGAGCTGCCGCGCAGCGTCGCCGGCTGGGATCGGATCCGCCGGGTGCTCGACGCCACCGGCGAGATGCCGTACGGCGACACCCGGCTGGACCGCGCCGAAGCCGGGCCGGCCACGCTCACCTTCACCGACGTCGGCTTCGCCTACGAGCCCGCCGAGGCGCACCTGCCCGGCGCGCAGGTGCTCGGCGAGGTCTCCTTCACGGTCCCGGCCGGCAAGACGGTCGCCCTGGTCGGGCCGACCGGATCCGGCAAGTCCACAATCGCGGCGCTGGCGGTCCGGCTGGTGGACCCGCGCTCCGGCACGGTCCGCATCGACGGGGTGGACGTACGCGAGTTGACCGCCGACTCGCTGGCCGCCACCGCCGCGCTTGTGGCCCAGGTGCCGTTCGTCTTCGACGACACCGTCCGGGCCAACGTCTCGCTGGACCGGCCGGGCATCGACGACGAGGCGGTGTGGGCCGCGCTGCGGCTGGCCGAGGCGGACGGTTTCGTCGCCGCCCTGCCCGACGGGTTGGACACCATGGTCGGTGAGCGGGGCACCTCGCTCTCCGGCGGCCAGCGGCAGCGGCTCACCCTGGCCCGGGCCCTGGCCGGGCGGCCCCGGCTGCTGGTGCTCGACGACGCCACAAGTGCGGTCGATCCGCGGGTGGAGGCCGCCATCCTGGCCGCGCTGCGCTCGGCCGAGGCCGGCGGACCGGGCGCGTCGATCATGGTGGTGGCCTACCGCCGGGCCACCATCGCGCTCGCCGACGAGGTCATCTACCTGGAGCAGGGCCGGGTGGTGGCGCGAGGCCCGCACGCCACCCTGCTGGCCACGGTGCCCGGCTACGCCGACCTGGTCACCGCCTACGAGCAGGCCGAGGTCGACCACGACCGGCAGCGAACGTACGACGAGGTCGCCCCGCTGACCTCCGGCCTGGAGGTGGACCGGTGA
- a CDS encoding Trp biosynthesis-associated membrane protein, protein MAYAVLLCLAGAGLAAWTATQAWESGEIVRRDPMLGVTEGRTGTQVLPWLSALALVGLAGGGAVLATRGGLRRVLGGLLALLGLTLAAGGGYGLFADLDGRTVWQWPALCLLGGLLAAAGGLLTALRGHRWPAMGARYERRSARATTAGGPVGERSTVDAWDALDRGEDPTVS, encoded by the coding sequence TTGGCGTACGCCGTGCTGCTCTGCCTGGCCGGCGCGGGCCTGGCGGCCTGGACGGCGACGCAAGCCTGGGAATCGGGCGAGATCGTCCGCCGGGACCCGATGCTCGGGGTGACCGAGGGACGCACCGGGACGCAGGTGCTGCCCTGGCTGTCGGCGCTGGCGCTGGTCGGGCTGGCCGGCGGGGGCGCGGTGCTGGCCACCCGGGGCGGGCTGCGTCGGGTGCTTGGCGGTCTGCTGGCGCTGCTCGGCCTGACGCTGGCGGCGGGCGGAGGCTACGGGCTCTTCGCCGACCTCGACGGCCGGACCGTCTGGCAGTGGCCGGCGCTCTGCCTGCTCGGCGGGTTGCTGGCGGCGGCCGGTGGGCTGCTGACCGCGCTGCGCGGCCACCGGTGGCCGGCGATGGGCGCCCGGTACGAGCGGCGCTCCGCCCGAGCGACGACAGCGGGTGGCCCGGTCGGCGAGCGCAGCACCGTGGACGCGTGGGACGCGCTGGACCGGGGCGAGGATCCGACGGTCAGCTGA
- a CDS encoding anthranilate synthase component I produces MSDGAVSPDPATFAELADRWRVVPVTRRLLADAETPVGVYRKLAGGPGTFLLESAEQGVGSAGLSWSRYSFVGVRSSATLVERDGVAAWLGTPPAGLPTTGDPVEALRATVAALAGPPGDPDGGMPPLTGGMVGYLGYDLIRRFERLPTLTEDDLRLPELGMMLATDLVVLDHFDGSAILVANAVLPPHDEPGRAAMVTAAYHHAVGRLDAMTTALSRPIPPMVATVRRPPAGEVRSRTPDGGYPKAVEAAKEAIRAGECFQIVLAQRFERDTEADPLDVYRVLRTTNPSPYMYLLRFDDFDIVGSSPEAHLKVTGEADGERRALLHPIAGTRPRGATPEADARLAAELLADPKERAEHVMLVDLGRNDLGRVCRPGTVEVPEFATIERYSHVMHIVSTVVGTLRADRTAFDALAATFPAGTLSGAPKVRAMEIIEELEPVRRGLYGGTVGYFGFGGDLDMAIAIRTALIRSGRAYVQAGAGVVADSDPAAEDQETRNKAAAVLAAIAAAETLRPAR; encoded by the coding sequence GTGAGCGATGGTGCGGTGAGCCCGGATCCGGCCACCTTCGCCGAGTTGGCCGACCGCTGGCGGGTGGTGCCGGTGACCCGGCGGCTGCTTGCCGACGCGGAGACTCCGGTCGGGGTCTACCGCAAGCTGGCCGGTGGCCCCGGGACCTTCCTGTTGGAGTCGGCCGAGCAGGGCGTGGGCTCGGCGGGCCTGTCCTGGTCCCGCTACTCCTTCGTCGGCGTACGCAGCAGCGCCACCCTGGTCGAGCGGGACGGCGTCGCCGCCTGGCTCGGTACGCCACCGGCCGGCCTGCCGACCACAGGTGACCCGGTCGAGGCGCTGCGCGCGACGGTGGCGGCGCTGGCCGGCCCGCCCGGCGACCCGGACGGCGGGATGCCCCCGCTGACCGGTGGCATGGTCGGCTACCTCGGCTACGACCTGATCCGCCGCTTCGAGCGGCTGCCCACGCTCACCGAGGACGACCTGCGCCTGCCCGAGCTGGGCATGATGCTCGCCACCGATCTGGTGGTGCTGGACCACTTCGACGGCTCGGCGATCCTGGTCGCCAACGCCGTGCTGCCGCCGCACGACGAGCCGGGCCGGGCGGCGATGGTCACCGCCGCCTACCACCACGCGGTGGGCCGGCTGGACGCGATGACCACTGCGTTGTCGCGGCCCATCCCGCCGATGGTCGCCACGGTCCGCCGGCCGCCCGCCGGTGAGGTGCGCAGCCGTACGCCCGACGGCGGCTATCCGAAGGCGGTCGAGGCGGCCAAGGAGGCGATCCGGGCCGGCGAGTGCTTCCAGATCGTGCTCGCCCAGCGCTTCGAGCGCGACACCGAGGCCGACCCGCTTGACGTGTACCGGGTGTTGCGCACCACAAACCCCAGCCCGTACATGTACCTGCTGCGCTTCGACGACTTCGACATCGTCGGTTCGTCGCCGGAGGCGCACCTCAAGGTGACCGGCGAGGCCGACGGCGAGCGGCGGGCCCTGCTGCACCCGATCGCCGGCACCCGTCCGCGCGGCGCGACACCCGAGGCCGACGCCCGGCTCGCCGCCGAACTGCTCGCCGACCCCAAGGAACGCGCCGAGCACGTGATGCTTGTCGACCTGGGCCGCAACGACCTGGGCCGGGTCTGCCGACCGGGCACCGTCGAGGTGCCGGAGTTCGCCACCATCGAGCGCTACAGCCACGTCATGCACATCGTCTCGACCGTGGTCGGCACGCTCCGTGCGGACCGTACCGCCTTCGACGCGCTCGCCGCCACGTTCCCGGCGGGCACCCTCTCCGGTGCGCCGAAGGTACGCGCCATGGAGATCATCGAAGAGTTGGAGCCGGTCCGTCGCGGTCTCTACGGCGGCACCGTCGGCTACTTCGGCTTCGGCGGCGACCTGGACATGGCCATCGCCATCCGCACCGCGCTGATCCGCTCCGGGCGGGCGTACGTGCAGGCCGGCGCCGGTGTGGTGGCCGACTCCGACCCGGCCGCGGAGGACCAGGAGACCCGGAACAAGGCCGCCGCGGTGCTGGCGGCCATCGCCGCCGCCGAGACCCTGCGGCCGGCCCGATGA